In one Deltaproteobacteria bacterium genomic region, the following are encoded:
- a CDS encoding YkgJ family cysteine cluster protein, translating into MAAPLHADDCLRCGACCVNSAENRATSYRDLLEVTPKDRELLKRPDALRRHTVTNPAGELHLKLVGDDQRCSALLGALGRSVRCAIYALRPGCCRRVQPGDAECLARRREHSLSRDREPGQAGPRR; encoded by the coding sequence GTGGCCGCCCCCCTTCACGCCGACGATTGCCTGCGCTGCGGCGCCTGCTGCGTGAACAGCGCGGAGAATCGAGCGACCTCGTACCGCGACCTGCTGGAGGTCACGCCGAAGGATCGCGAGCTCTTGAAGCGGCCCGACGCGCTCCGGCGGCACACCGTCACGAACCCCGCGGGAGAGCTCCACCTCAAGCTCGTGGGCGACGACCAGCGCTGCAGCGCACTCCTCGGGGCGCTCGGCCGCAGCGTGCGCTGCGCGATCTACGCCCTCCGCCCCGGCTGCTGTCGCCGCGTGCAGCCCGGCGATGCCGAGTGCCTCGCGAGGCGACGCGAGCACAGCCTCTCGCGCGACCGCGAGCCGGGCCAAGCTGGCCCTCGGCGCTGA